In uncultured Cohaesibacter sp., a genomic segment contains:
- a CDS encoding acyltransferase family protein, whose protein sequence is MNGVTQSNRWNGMDFARAVLMILGLFFHAGRIYGNGENWIVISDETCACVNAVDYFIHSFRMEAFYLIAGFFFALVYEKHRPKFLRDRLARIAIPLLFCGILINPVMHYFAYGSDYITGKDYILHGQWMEHLWFLGNLTIYILISIPACNLIKSKVKLNKTQLFYLILLVVPLVAAGLNFAANHIYSGIFLFVAVESIFNYWPYYILGIICFYNKHIFMEILNIRTIVISLAICAAMLAIIEIMNIVSIALISKIFYALLRGPMVLLVLSSLIVIGSKESRIVRSFSDSSYTIYLLHLPLFVFLYRAIFQHTHLGALQEYALLIAITYAISYCVHIFIIDKSPLLGFAFNGKVFDLGRYTLLGTKRQQSSLT, encoded by the coding sequence ATGAATGGTGTAACGCAGTCGAACCGCTGGAACGGAATGGATTTCGCTCGCGCTGTGTTGATGATTCTCGGACTGTTTTTTCATGCAGGGCGCATTTATGGCAATGGCGAGAATTGGATCGTCATTTCGGACGAAACCTGTGCCTGCGTTAACGCTGTCGACTATTTCATTCATAGCTTCAGAATGGAGGCTTTCTATCTGATCGCCGGCTTTTTCTTTGCCCTTGTCTATGAAAAACACCGGCCAAAATTTCTGCGCGATCGACTGGCCCGCATCGCCATCCCGCTCCTTTTCTGCGGCATATTGATCAATCCTGTCATGCACTATTTCGCCTATGGTTCTGACTATATTACAGGAAAAGACTATATCCTTCATGGGCAGTGGATGGAGCATCTCTGGTTTCTGGGCAACCTGACGATCTATATCCTGATCTCCATCCCGGCTTGCAATCTCATCAAAAGCAAGGTCAAGCTGAACAAGACCCAGCTATTTTATCTTATCCTTCTGGTCGTTCCTCTTGTTGCCGCAGGTTTGAATTTTGCAGCCAATCATATCTATTCAGGGATATTCCTGTTTGTGGCGGTGGAATCCATTTTCAACTATTGGCCCTATTATATTCTGGGAATTATATGCTTTTACAACAAGCATATATTCATGGAGATACTGAATATCAGAACAATAGTGATAAGCCTTGCCATTTGCGCAGCAATGTTGGCCATCATCGAAATAATGAATATAGTCTCGATAGCGCTAATCTCGAAAATATTCTATGCCTTGCTGCGCGGCCCGATGGTTCTTCTGGTCCTGTCTTCGCTGATCGTGATCGGCAGCAAGGAAAGCAGGATTGTCAGGAGCTTTTCAGATTCCAGCTATACGATCTATTTGCTTCATCTGCCGCTCTTTGTCTTTCTCTATCGCGCCATTTTCCAACATACCCATCTGGGAGCCTTGCAGGAATATGCGCTCCTGATCGCCATCACCTATGCGATATCCTATTGCGTCCACATCTTCATCATCGACAAGAGCCCACTGCTCGGCTTTGCCTTCAACGGCAAGGTCTTCGATCTTGGACGCTACACCCTTCTGGGCACAAAACGGCAGCAGTCATCCCTGACATAA
- a CDS encoding zinc transporter ZntB has product MTAQLLRAYMLDGQGGGKALPADHVSKADREEGLVWLHLDGNDPDTARFLEQEVASLDPFIIEALLEEGSRPRMTQIGNGALLVLRGVNLNEDEDPEDMVSICLWVEASRIIMVSRARIRTAGDIESRLLAGNGPRNTGHFLSMLCERLFARLEPILLELDDRADEIEELVQVQNDTDLRGEITDVRIKAIMFRRYMAPQRDAIDHLRNADIEWLNKTHKRHLQEVYNRMVRYVEDLDAIRERAQIVKDEIAHVQADRLNKHMYVLSMIAAIFIPLGFLTGLLGINVAGIPGANFGYAFWIFVGLLSMVVALQLLAFKWFKWF; this is encoded by the coding sequence ATGACAGCTCAGCTCTTGCGCGCATATATGCTTGATGGTCAGGGAGGCGGAAAGGCTCTGCCTGCGGATCATGTTTCCAAGGCCGACCGGGAGGAGGGGCTTGTCTGGCTCCATCTGGATGGCAATGATCCCGACACGGCACGCTTTCTTGAGCAAGAGGTTGCCTCACTTGACCCTTTCATTATCGAGGCTTTGCTGGAAGAGGGGAGCCGACCGCGTATGACGCAGATCGGCAATGGCGCGCTGCTGGTTCTGCGTGGGGTCAATCTGAATGAAGACGAGGATCCCGAGGACATGGTTTCGATTTGTCTGTGGGTGGAAGCGAGCCGGATCATTATGGTCAGTCGGGCCCGGATTCGGACTGCCGGAGATATTGAAAGCCGCCTGCTGGCAGGCAATGGGCCACGCAATACCGGCCATTTTCTCTCGATGCTTTGTGAGCGCCTGTTTGCGCGTCTGGAGCCCATTCTGCTGGAGCTGGACGATAGGGCCGACGAGATCGAGGAACTGGTGCAGGTGCAGAATGATACCGATCTGCGCGGCGAGATCACTGATGTGCGCATCAAGGCGATCATGTTTCGCCGTTATATGGCCCCTCAGCGCGATGCGATTGATCATTTGCGCAATGCGGATATCGAATGGCTCAACAAGACCCACAAGCGGCATTTGCAGGAAGTCTATAACCGCATGGTGCGCTATGTGGAGGATCTGGATGCCATTCGCGAGCGGGCGCAGATTGTCAAGGACGAGATTGCCCATGTGCAGGCCGACAGGCTCAACAAGCATATGTATGTGCTCTCGATGATTGCGGCGATCTTCATTCCTCTTGGCTTCCTGACCGGTCTTTTGGGCATCAATGTTGCCGGTATTCCGGGGGCGAATTTTGGTTATGCTTTTTGGATTTTTGTTGGCCTGTTGTCGATGGTCGTGGCGTTGCAGTTGCTCGCTTTCAAATGGTTCAAGTGGTTTTAA
- a CDS encoding RsmB/NOP family class I SAM-dependent RNA methyltransferase produces MKLGGRLQAAIEVLEEVEGRKRPVAEALKDWGRNHRFAGSGDRSAIGNIVYDALRRRASHAWRMGEDTPRALGLAALAFDWNHTAEQLSAILADDAHAPAALSESEVAAIQAKSLKDAPFWVKGDIPEWLEGPFMEAFEDEALLEAKAFSRRPPVDIRVNRLKSNIEKVEKELSRFKPQRSRLSADCLRFPAEGGDYRQPNIQGDPAFRKGFYEIQDEGSQVVSSLIFPKKSDQVLDFCAGGGGKTLSMAAKMENKGQIYAYDIDASRLAPIVDRLTRAGVRNVQTRTPNEGALDDLVGRMDRVVVDAPCTGTGTWRRRPETKWKLNEEQLDKRLEEQQLALAQARQFVRPGGFLIYITCSILAAENEEQIYHFIANNPDFELVSAGEVWQDIYGFEAPKPWSSDMMSVTLTPHSTGTDGFFFSVMEYRPD; encoded by the coding sequence ATGAAACTGGGTGGTCGTCTGCAAGCTGCTATCGAGGTGCTGGAAGAGGTGGAGGGGCGCAAGCGGCCCGTTGCCGAAGCGCTCAAGGATTGGGGACGGAATCATCGGTTTGCCGGTTCGGGTGACCGCTCTGCCATCGGCAATATCGTTTATGATGCCCTCAGACGGCGGGCGTCCCATGCCTGGCGCATGGGGGAAGATACCCCGCGGGCGCTCGGGCTTGCCGCGCTGGCCTTTGACTGGAATCACACCGCAGAGCAGCTCTCGGCCATCCTTGCCGATGACGCTCACGCACCCGCTGCCCTGAGTGAAAGCGAAGTGGCCGCGATTCAAGCCAAATCGCTCAAGGACGCGCCTTTCTGGGTGAAGGGTGATATTCCTGAATGGCTCGAAGGCCCCTTCATGGAGGCTTTCGAGGATGAGGCTCTGCTGGAAGCCAAGGCCTTTTCGCGGCGACCGCCGGTCGATATTCGCGTCAATCGTCTCAAGAGCAATATCGAAAAGGTGGAAAAGGAGCTTTCCCGCTTCAAGCCGCAACGCTCCCGGTTGAGCGCCGACTGCCTGCGCTTCCCTGCCGAAGGGGGCGATTATCGCCAGCCCAATATTCAGGGCGATCCGGCTTTTCGCAAGGGCTTCTATGAAATTCAGGATGAGGGCAGTCAGGTCGTGTCCAGCCTGATCTTTCCCAAGAAATCCGATCAGGTGCTTGATTTTTGCGCGGGTGGCGGTGGCAAGACCCTGTCGATGGCTGCGAAAATGGAGAATAAGGGGCAGATCTATGCCTATGATATCGATGCCTCCCGACTGGCTCCCATCGTTGATCGCCTGACGCGCGCCGGGGTTCGCAATGTTCAGACCCGCACACCCAATGAAGGGGCGCTGGATGATCTTGTCGGGCGCATGGATCGCGTTGTTGTCGATGCACCCTGCACGGGCACGGGCACATGGCGCCGCAGGCCGGAGACCAAATGGAAGCTGAATGAGGAGCAGTTGGATAAACGGCTTGAAGAGCAGCAGCTTGCTCTGGCTCAGGCACGCCAGTTCGTGCGGCCCGGCGGCTTCCTGATCTATATCACCTGCTCGATCCTTGCTGCCGAGAATGAAGAGCAGATCTATCATTTCATTGCCAATAACCCTGATTTCGAGCTGGTCTCGGCCGGAGAGGTCTGGCAGGACATTTATGGCTTTGAAGCCCCCAAGCCCTGGTCATCGGACATGATGAGCGTCACCCTGACGCCTCATTCGACCGGAACGGACGGTTTCTTCTTCTCGGTTATGGAATATCGGCCCGATTAA
- a CDS encoding tetratricopeptide repeat protein, whose amino-acid sequence MHDFRPEVVFSTNNSSITRFRVNEDQTSKHCFVLFSALGLFDLRSKVGGTDALLEAGFDVFSVQTNNNDFHQSLYPEGIVILDEIIKKDYDLAYGYGSSMGAFAAILYASKLNLARVLAFNPPFTIGEAFDQRWLEYDRKVEWRYKMMEARDYGGILVIYYDPCGLDAKQFALFEKHFKSAEIVAHPVRYSSHMILFYFRDAGRLKSMLLDFAKGNYREQPKVDRRTNITYLRELSLHLMRRNKLVAAKSIIKRVLAFGDQSNMTYRRASNICAKLNDIEEALTYAQMAVDAQDNTNESRRRHQEHLAGMKNLNGDGEGARRIIDGLIASSSHRASAYRAKAGICLTSGLLEEAKEAILAVIELGDESHSTFALARNVFFRLGNLDEAVVYAQKAIFAEDNSETSQKNHMQQYDLLVKKQKRARSNSPSEMQHENG is encoded by the coding sequence ATGCACGACTTTAGGCCTGAAGTTGTTTTTTCTACCAATAATAGCTCCATTACGCGCTTTCGGGTAAATGAAGATCAAACATCCAAACATTGTTTTGTTCTTTTCTCGGCGTTGGGGCTATTTGATTTACGGTCAAAAGTTGGCGGTACGGATGCTCTTCTCGAAGCCGGTTTTGATGTCTTTAGTGTGCAGACAAACAATAATGACTTTCATCAGTCTCTTTATCCTGAAGGAATAGTAATTCTCGATGAAATCATAAAGAAAGACTATGATCTGGCTTATGGTTACGGTTCCTCAATGGGAGCCTTCGCTGCAATTCTTTACGCGAGCAAGCTTAATCTGGCGCGTGTTTTGGCCTTCAATCCTCCATTCACGATTGGAGAGGCGTTCGATCAACGCTGGCTCGAATATGATCGGAAAGTTGAATGGCGTTACAAGATGATGGAAGCCCGCGATTATGGGGGGATTCTGGTTATTTATTATGATCCCTGTGGGCTTGACGCCAAGCAGTTCGCATTGTTTGAAAAGCATTTCAAGTCTGCGGAAATTGTTGCTCATCCGGTCAGATACAGCTCTCACATGATATTGTTTTATTTTCGCGATGCTGGCAGGTTGAAATCTATGTTGCTGGATTTCGCCAAGGGAAATTATCGAGAGCAGCCTAAGGTGGATCGAAGGACCAATATTACATATTTGCGCGAGCTTTCACTGCATCTCATGCGGCGCAACAAGCTGGTTGCGGCAAAGAGCATCATCAAAAGAGTGTTGGCGTTTGGTGATCAGAGCAATATGACCTATCGCCGGGCCAGCAATATTTGCGCGAAACTGAATGATATTGAAGAAGCGCTCACCTATGCGCAAATGGCCGTCGATGCGCAGGACAATACCAATGAGAGCCGCAGAAGACATCAGGAACATCTGGCGGGCATGAAGAATCTGAATGGTGATGGGGAAGGTGCCCGGCGCATTATTGATGGTCTGATAGCGTCCTCATCGCATCGCGCTTCTGCCTATCGGGCGAAAGCCGGAATCTGCTTAACAAGCGGGTTGCTTGAGGAGGCCAAAGAAGCGATTCTAGCGGTTATCGAGCTTGGAGATGAAAGCCACTCTACATTCGCTCTGGCGCGCAATGTCTTTTTCAGGCTGGGGAACTTGGATGAAGCGGTTGTTTATGCGCAAAAGGCTATTTTTGCTGAGGATAACAGTGAAACAAGCCAGAAAAATCACATGCAGCAATATGATCTGCTAGTAAAGAAACAAAAGCGGGCGCGCAGCAACAGTCCAAGTGAGATGCAACATGAAAATGGCTAG
- a CDS encoding class I SAM-dependent methyltransferase: protein MPMQAASEQTEDKSPAAVDLREPDVIKGLRVVKDILDCTDEQLHSRQFILKKILEFGIARNPHATQARWTRWHNSSRFGVIQYPTEFADFIKQLLTIDIETAVEIGVYWGASSYMIAAFLQRMNPKLKYTMVDINDSAVAFGRFSKLLNLEKLMPATSQNLLGQSFDFVFIDADHSYMGAKGDWLNVGRYAHKAVAFHDIHGHEYDKLNGGVVRAWNEIKDALVMDHSIFEFAHSPVRWMGIGLAVKDDGPAWQRKD from the coding sequence ATGCCAATGCAAGCCGCATCTGAACAAACAGAAGACAAAAGCCCAGCAGCTGTTGATTTGCGAGAACCAGATGTCATCAAGGGCTTGCGCGTTGTAAAGGACATCCTTGACTGCACCGATGAGCAATTGCATTCACGCCAATTCATTCTCAAGAAAATTCTTGAATTTGGTATTGCCAGAAACCCGCACGCAACTCAGGCCCGCTGGACAAGATGGCATAACTCAAGCCGGTTCGGAGTAATCCAGTATCCGACCGAATTTGCAGACTTCATCAAACAGCTACTGACGATAGATATCGAAACAGCCGTCGAGATCGGGGTCTACTGGGGCGCCTCCTCTTATATGATCGCAGCCTTCCTGCAACGGATGAACCCCAAACTCAAATATACGATGGTTGATATTAACGATTCCGCCGTTGCCTTTGGCCGCTTTTCAAAGCTGCTTAACCTTGAAAAGCTGATGCCTGCAACCTCACAGAATCTCCTCGGCCAAAGCTTCGACTTCGTGTTTATTGACGCCGACCACTCCTACATGGGAGCAAAGGGCGATTGGCTCAATGTCGGTCGCTATGCTCACAAAGCCGTAGCCTTCCATGACATCCACGGACACGAATATGACAAACTCAATGGCGGAGTTGTAAGGGCCTGGAACGAAATCAAAGACGCATTGGTCATGGACCACAGCATCTTCGAATTTGCCCATAGCCCTGTCAGATGGATGGGCATCGGCCTAGCAGTAAAAGACGACGGCCCGGCATGGCAACGAAAAGACTGA
- a CDS encoding MarR family winged helix-turn-helix transcriptional regulator, whose translation MSKSGDAIQVSMFDSLPDLAPQKSPPKASGIKASGAKDSGAKDSGAKDSGSHAGEDEDVVRLVKARSKSSPATALASDEAFTLENFLPYRLLEVAQGISRRISRELNDAWDMSMAEWQVLASLARDGAVSVREIEPRTLLDTVAVSRAAKRLTDRKLIKRDVNKQDKRLVVLRTTKRGRDVASEIGHYVMGMEADFLKGMNVQDRIRLSQLLKSLR comes from the coding sequence ATGTCCAAGTCTGGTGACGCCATTCAGGTTTCCATGTTCGACAGCTTGCCGGATCTGGCACCTCAGAAATCTCCGCCCAAAGCTTCCGGGATAAAAGCGTCTGGAGCGAAAGATTCTGGTGCCAAAGATTCTGGGGCGAAGGATTCCGGATCTCATGCTGGAGAAGATGAGGATGTCGTAAGGCTGGTCAAGGCAAGGAGCAAGTCCTCTCCGGCCACGGCTCTTGCCAGCGATGAGGCCTTTACGCTCGAGAATTTTCTGCCCTATCGCCTACTGGAAGTGGCTCAGGGCATTTCCCGTCGCATCAGCCGGGAGCTGAACGACGCGTGGGATATGAGCATGGCCGAATGGCAGGTGCTCGCCAGTCTGGCGCGGGATGGAGCCGTGTCTGTGCGCGAGATCGAGCCACGCACCCTGCTTGATACGGTTGCCGTTTCCAGAGCCGCCAAGCGTCTCACGGATCGCAAGCTCATCAAGCGCGATGTCAACAAGCAGGACAAGCGTCTGGTCGTGCTCAGGACAACGAAAAGGGGGCGGGATGTCGCTTCCGAAATCGGGCATTATGTCATGGGCATGGAGGCTGATTTTCTCAAGGGCATGAATGTGCAGGACCGCATTCGCCTTTCCCAGTTGCTCAAATCACTGCGCTGA
- a CDS encoding SCP2 sterol-binding domain-containing protein — protein sequence MPNGTVNSFPPIVARLTRHLPLLPLERLISEVANRVASQHPEFFDRLDEYAKKSFVIVPTDLDWIACLSFHNEKVQLRLSRSLESFANRDVTVTAPFFSLVSLLDGEEDGDALFFSRDLTIEGDTEAVLALRNALDDAEIDFVHECSAIAGPLSQPLEAGGKRLIALLKKSPLMRGKQEEGATAPMMDGMPGPYPT from the coding sequence ATGCCCAACGGAACGGTAAACAGCTTTCCGCCAATTGTCGCCCGCCTCACGCGCCATCTGCCTCTGCTGCCCCTTGAGCGCCTGATCTCGGAAGTGGCAAACCGAGTCGCAAGCCAGCATCCGGAATTTTTCGACCGTCTGGACGAATATGCCAAAAAGTCTTTTGTCATCGTGCCGACTGATCTGGACTGGATCGCCTGCCTGAGCTTTCATAACGAGAAGGTGCAGCTCCGCCTCTCCCGCTCGCTGGAAAGCTTTGCCAACAGGGATGTCACCGTCACTGCCCCCTTCTTTTCACTGGTCAGCCTGCTGGACGGCGAGGAAGATGGCGATGCGCTGTTCTTCTCGCGCGATCTGACCATTGAAGGCGACACCGAGGCCGTACTGGCCCTGCGCAATGCGCTGGACGACGCAGAGATCGACTTCGTGCATGAATGCTCCGCCATTGCCGGTCCACTCAGCCAGCCGCTGGAAGCCGGTGGCAAGCGCCTGATCGCCTTGTTGAAGAAAAGCCCGCTGATGCGAGGTAAACAGGAAGAAGGCGCAACAGCGCCCATGATGGATGGCATGCCGGGACCATACCCGACCTGA
- the guaB gene encoding IMP dehydrogenase: MATIIQPSTGQEALTFDDVLLQPDHSVVMPGQVNITTNLTKEIVLNLPLLSSAMDTVTEAKMAIAMAQAGGMGVIHKNLSNEEQAEQVRQVKKFESGMVVNPLTITPDYTVAEAKALTKKYGFSGVPVVEGTKEAGTKGGRLVGILTHRDLRFASDPEQRVYELMTRDNLVTVTEQVSQDEAKRLLHQHRIEKLLVVDSKFHCVGLITVKDIEKSRLNPNACKDSQGRLRTAAACSVGDDGYERAMALIDAEVDALVIDTAHGHSQGVLDSVARIKKESNGVQVIAGNVATADATRALIDAGADAVKVGIGPGSICTTRIVAGVGVPQLTAVMDCAAAAAEAGIPTIADGGIKFSGDFAKALAGGAQVAMAGSLLAGTDESPGEVYLYQGRSFKSYRGMGSVGAMARGSADRYFQAEVRDTLKLVPEGVEGQVPYKGSASAVLHQLAGGLKAAMGYTGSKNLEEFRERAKFVRISSASLRESHAHDVTITRESPNYGTTV; encoded by the coding sequence ATGGCCACCATAATTCAACCTTCCACCGGACAAGAGGCGCTGACCTTTGACGATGTTCTGCTACAGCCAGATCATTCGGTTGTCATGCCCGGTCAGGTTAACATCACGACCAACCTGACCAAGGAAATCGTGCTCAATCTGCCTTTGCTTTCTTCGGCAATGGATACCGTGACCGAAGCCAAGATGGCGATCGCCATGGCGCAGGCCGGTGGTATGGGCGTCATTCACAAGAATCTGTCCAACGAAGAGCAGGCCGAACAGGTTCGCCAGGTCAAGAAATTCGAAAGCGGCATGGTCGTCAATCCGCTGACCATTACGCCTGATTATACGGTTGCCGAAGCCAAGGCCCTGACCAAGAAATATGGCTTCTCCGGCGTGCCTGTGGTCGAGGGCACCAAGGAAGCGGGTACCAAGGGTGGCCGCCTCGTTGGCATCCTGACGCACCGCGACCTTCGTTTTGCTTCCGATCCGGAACAGCGGGTCTACGAACTGATGACCCGCGACAATCTGGTGACGGTGACCGAGCAGGTCAGTCAGGACGAAGCCAAGCGCCTGCTGCATCAGCATCGCATCGAGAAGCTGCTCGTCGTTGACAGCAAATTCCACTGTGTTGGTCTGATCACGGTGAAGGATATCGAGAAATCGCGCCTTAACCCCAATGCCTGCAAGGATTCGCAGGGGCGTCTGCGCACCGCTGCTGCCTGCTCGGTGGGTGATGACGGTTACGAGCGTGCGATGGCGCTGATTGATGCCGAAGTTGACGCACTGGTGATCGACACCGCCCATGGCCATAGTCAGGGGGTTCTCGATTCCGTTGCCCGGATCAAGAAGGAAAGCAACGGGGTTCAGGTCATTGCGGGCAATGTTGCCACCGCTGATGCGACCAGAGCGCTGATTGATGCCGGTGCGGATGCCGTCAAGGTTGGTATCGGGCCGGGCTCGATTTGTACCACCCGTATCGTCGCCGGTGTCGGGGTGCCTCAGTTGACGGCCGTCATGGATTGCGCCGCAGCTGCGGCAGAGGCCGGTATTCCGACGATTGCCGATGGTGGCATCAAATTTTCCGGTGACTTTGCCAAGGCGCTGGCCGGTGGTGCACAAGTGGCCATGGCAGGTTCGCTTCTGGCCGGGACCGACGAAAGCCCCGGAGAGGTCTATCTCTATCAGGGCCGTTCCTTCAAATCCTATCGCGGGATGGGGTCTGTCGGGGCCATGGCGCGCGGTTCGGCGGATCGTTACTTCCAGGCTGAAGTCCGCGATACCCTCAAGCTGGTGCCTGAAGGCGTCGAGGGGCAGGTTCCCTACAAGGGTTCTGCGTCGGCTGTTCTGCATCAGCTCGCCGGTGGCCTCAAGGCTGCCATGGGCTATACCGGATCGAAGAATCTGGAGGAATTCCGCGAGCGGGCGAAATTCGTTCGCATCTCTTCGGCTTCCCTGCGTGAAAGCCACGCCCACGACGTCACGATCACCCGCGAGAGCCCAAACTACGGCACGACGGTTTGA
- the guaA gene encoding glutamine-hydrolyzing GMP synthase codes for MTDKILIIDFGSQVTQLIARRVREAGVYSEIVPFQNAEQAFREMKPNGVILSGGPASTHEIGSPRAPQEIFDAGIPILGICYGQMTLCVQTGGKAESSDHREFGRAYVKVVGKSPLFDGIWEVGSSHQVWMSHGDRVVELAPGFEVIGVSENAPFAAYANEEKRQYGVMFHPEVVHTPDGAKLLSNFVHHICGCVSDWSMAQFRATAIKRIQEQVGDKKVICGLSGGVDSSVTAVLIHEAIGEQLTCIYVDSGLMRQNESEQVVGLFREHYNIPLVHVDASEIFISALEGQTDPERKRKIIGGLFIDVFEDEANRIGGADFLAQGTLYPDVIESVSFTGGPSVTIKSHHNVGGLPERMNMELVEPLRELFKDEVRVLGRELGLPASFVGRHPFPGPGLAIRCPGGISREKLEILRQADAIYLDEIRKAGLYDAIWQAFAVLLPVQTVGVMGDGRTYEFVCALRAVTSVDGMTADFYHFDMEFLSKAATRIINEVKGINRVVYDVTSKPPGTIEWE; via the coding sequence ATGACGGACAAGATTCTCATTATCGACTTTGGATCTCAGGTCACTCAGCTGATCGCCCGACGCGTGCGCGAAGCAGGGGTCTATTCCGAAATTGTACCATTTCAGAATGCGGAACAGGCCTTTCGGGAAATGAAACCAAATGGTGTCATTCTTTCTGGCGGACCGGCTTCCACTCACGAGATCGGGTCTCCTCGCGCGCCTCAGGAAATATTCGATGCCGGAATTCCTATTCTCGGCATTTGCTATGGTCAAATGACCTTGTGTGTGCAGACCGGCGGTAAGGCTGAAAGCTCTGATCATCGTGAATTTGGCCGCGCCTATGTGAAGGTCGTTGGCAAGAGCCCGCTGTTTGATGGTATCTGGGAAGTGGGCAGCAGCCATCAGGTCTGGATGAGCCATGGTGACCGCGTTGTCGAGCTCGCGCCCGGCTTTGAAGTCATCGGGGTTTCTGAAAATGCTCCGTTTGCTGCCTATGCCAATGAGGAAAAGCGTCAGTATGGCGTGATGTTCCACCCCGAAGTGGTTCACACCCCGGATGGAGCGAAGCTGCTTTCCAACTTTGTGCATCACATCTGCGGCTGTGTCAGCGACTGGTCGATGGCGCAGTTCCGCGCCACTGCAATCAAGCGCATTCAGGAGCAGGTTGGCGACAAGAAGGTGATCTGCGGTCTTTCCGGCGGGGTTGATTCCTCGGTCACTGCGGTGCTCATTCATGAGGCCATTGGCGAGCAACTGACCTGTATCTATGTTGATTCGGGCCTGATGCGGCAGAATGAGAGCGAGCAGGTGGTCGGTCTCTTCCGCGAGCATTACAATATTCCGCTGGTGCATGTGGATGCATCCGAGATCTTCATTTCCGCTCTTGAAGGGCAGACCGATCCGGAGCGCAAGCGCAAGATCATCGGTGGTCTGTTCATCGACGTTTTCGAAGATGAAGCCAATCGCATTGGTGGGGCTGATTTCCTTGCGCAGGGGACACTCTATCCCGATGTGATCGAGTCGGTTTCCTTCACCGGCGGTCCATCGGTTACCATCAAGTCCCATCACAATGTGGGCGGCTTGCCCGAGCGCATGAATATGGAACTGGTCGAACCGCTGCGTGAGCTGTTCAAGGATGAGGTCCGGGTTCTTGGTCGTGAACTGGGACTGCCTGCAAGCTTTGTCGGACGACATCCATTCCCGGGGCCGGGGCTTGCCATTCGCTGCCCGGGCGGGATTTCTCGCGAGAAGCTCGAAATTCTGCGTCAGGCCGACGCGATCTATCTGGACGAAATTCGCAAGGCTGGCCTTTATGATGCCATCTGGCAGGCCTTCGCCGTGCTGCTGCCGGTCCAGACGGTTGGCGTGATGGGAGACGGGCGCACCTATGAATTTGTCTGTGCGCTGCGGGCTGTGACATCAGTTGATGGCATGACTGCCGATTTCTATCATTTCGACATGGAGTTCCTCTCCAAGGCAGCCACCCGCATCATCAACGAGGTGAAAGGCATCAACCGCGTCGTCTATGACGTCACCTCCAAGCCTCCCGGAACCATCGAGTGGGAGTGA